The region TCTTTTCTTCAGTTTCTATTTTTAAAGAGGTGTAATATAATTTTAAAATATCGTTTTTTAAATCAGCTTGTTTATAAAAAATTTGCCTAAGTGCTGTAGCAGAATATAAACGTAACTGATCATTCTCATTAGATAGAAGTTCCTTTTCTAGTATTGAAATCTCTTTCTTTCCTCCAATCCAACCTAAGACAATTATTCCATAATATTCATTTGTATAGCTTTCTTTTTTATCAATAAACTCAATAGCAACCTTTCTGATTTTTTCCTTATCACATTCATCTAAAGGTTTCCAAGCACCTAAAATAAATAGTGTTTCCGCTTTTAGTTCTTGATTTGTTTCAGTTTTTAATTTATCTAATAAAAAGTACTTTGCTCTTTCATCATGATCATTAAATGATGCTCTAATAGCTTTAAATACTTCTAAATTATCTTTATTTGATAATATCTTATAATGAAAAGCTATTACATCAGGATCGTTATTTTTAGACATATTATTAACAAATTTAATTTCTCTATCTGGCTCGTAGTTTACTAAGAGTTCATTATATTCTTTTTTTAAATCTTTTAAATTCATTTTATTTACCTTTATTTTTTAGTACCTATGATATTGATCTCCACAATTTGAGTTTTCATATTGTCTGCTACATCTAATGTCCTTTTAGCTTATAGAGTTTTTTATGCTCTAGCATATTAACATAATATTTATTATAAATAATTTATTATATTATTTGTAAGTATCAATTTAAAAGTTCTGTAAAATATAAATTTCTTACATTATTTATAATATGTATGAGAAGTATTTAAAGTTGAGTTCTAATCTTTGATATAGTTGTCATAAACTTTAACTTTAGTGAGGTCTCCAACTTTGTTATAACTGTAGTTACAGTTTTCAGTTTATTAAAAGTGGAGATTCATTTACAGGGGTGTGATTCGTGTCATTCTGGTAGTAGTGTATGTTGTTACTACTGTCTCTATTTGTACAACAGGTGTAAATACAAACTGTTCGTATACATAGGTAGTTGAATTATTATTACGTTTTTCACTTAGATAAAGATAAAGGAGTCAGTTATAACTACAACTATATTTATATTTTCTTTGTTTTTCGTTAAGGTAAATAATTTTTACCAATGACCTATTTTAACTTATTCATCAAGATTGATATTTTACTTTCTAAATCATCTATCTTCTCATCACAAATCATAAAAATAGTTTCAGAGTCTATATCTATATAGTGATGAGTTATTATCTCTCTTGTTTTTATGATATTGCTCCAATATCTTTTATCAGCAACTTCTAACAAGAACTCTCTATCTCTTTTATCTATATTTTTTAATGCTTCACCAATCGATTGTAATCTCATAGAAATAGAGTCCAATTTAATCATACCATCTTTACTATGCATGAAATCATCACTACTGGTAATACCCTCAAATCTATCTTTTATCATCTCTATACTATCTAGGATAAATTTTAATAGTTCTTGGTTGTTTGTCTTATCCATAAATTACATCTTTTTGTATATTTGAGATGATGACCTTATTATTGTTTTTATGCTTATGGAATAAGTCTATTTTTTTATGATAAAGCTCTTCTAGGTAATTCCAAAGCCCTGCAAGATTGTCAAATGTTTTATGTTTAAACTCTACATAAATATCTATATCACTATCTTCAGTTTGCTTACCTTTTGCATAGCTACCAAATAAGCCTATCTTATCAACTTCAAAGTTTTGTTCTATATAACTTTTATTTTTAGATAATTCATTTAATATTTCATCTTTAGTCATTACAAGCTCCATATATAACTAAGCATAAATCAAATCTCTATGTATTATCTCTAAAAAAAGAGGCTTGATATTTTTGTGTTACCTTATTATATCAACTTTTTTATAATTTACAAATACTCGTTCTATTTATCTTCTTTGGTTTCAAGATATTTTTGCTTTAGTTTTTCTAAAAGTTCATTTACATAAGGCAACTCTAGTGAGGTCTCCAACTTTGTTATAACTGTAGTTATAGTTTTCAGTTTACAAAAAGTGGAGATTTATTCACTGTGTGGGTGTGATTCTTAGTTGTATATATCTAGGTCTTATTTCTTGTTCCTCTAGCAATGCTTTAAGTTCCTCTTTGTTTTGGTTAGCGTTAAAATTTTTTTTACTTAAATATTGTTCATATCTTTTATCTAGTAGTTTCAGTACTGTTTTAAACTCATTTTCTTCTTTTATTTTTCTTGGTAATTTTATATTTTCTTCTTGGTAGAGTTTATTAAAATCTGTATGGTAATTATACCACCAGTGGGTTACTGTAAGATAATGAATTGCAAACTGTTTACCTTGTTCACTAAAATAATCTGTTGTCAATGCACTTTTTCCTAATGTATCATTTAAAAGGTTTTCTAAATGTTTGTAGTTAAACTCTATTTGTCCTTTTAAGTAAGTTTCTACAACACTCATAAAATTTTCATACAAAAGATTATGTGTATAGCACCAATATATAAAAGCATCTATTTTATTATCTGCGTAGAGATATTTTTTATTGGAGTTTCTATCTACAAATGTGTGAATCTCTAAATCATCATCGTTATCATAAATAATATATTTTTCATTATTTGATAATTTTAAATAGGGAGAATGTTCTTGTAAAATCATTTGCTCTATAATGTCATATTCTTCTTTTGTATGGTTTTGTTTTTTAGATTGATCAATATATTCTTCAAAATCTTCCATCTCTTCTAATATTTGTTCCATATCACTTTGAGTAACATTATCAATACCGTTATTAAATAATACTTCAATCATCTCTAATGAACCATAAATAACTGCTTCATCAAGTATACTAAATAATGTAAAACTATGGTATTCACTCAATGTATTATATTCGCCATATTCTAAAAGTAATTCAAGAATATCTACTCTGTTCATCAATATTGCATTTTGAATAGGATATCTTGCATTTGTATCTTTAAAATTTAAATTTGCACCATATTCAAGAAGTAACTTTATCCCTTTAATATCATACGATGAGCATATGGCTATAGATAAAATATCATCATTAACCTCTTCAATAAAACCAAATTTAGGCGAAGCACCATATGTTAATAAAAGATATAATACTTCAATAGTACTTTTATTTAAAATAGCCAATTTTAAATAGGGGTTTTCGGATGAACCATCTGGATTGGCACCATCTTCTAACAAGGTTTTTACTAATTCAACATTTGATGTTTTTATTGCTTGTTCTAAAGAATTCATATTTATTTTTTATATTTAATTAGAATATCATATACATTTTTAACTTGCTCAAATTGTAACAAACTTTCTTCAGAAACAATATCGAATGGCGTTTTCCCTACATTATTTTTATGATTAACATCAGCATGAAATTTCAAAAACAATTGAATAAGTTTATTCTCTTTATCTGTATAAGTTTTTAATGTTGTTTGAACTACCACTGTCCAAAGAGGTTGATTCCCATATTTATCTTCAATAAAAAGGGATCTACTATTTTTTTCTAATATTGCTTTTGCAATATCTAGTTTATTATACTCTGCTGCATAGTGCAAAGGAGTAAAACCATTTTCGTCTTGTAACGTAGTATCTATACCTTGCTCTATCAGAAATAATGCCATTCTATCTTTTTCATTGGCTATGGCACAATGTAACGCTGTATAATTAAGATCGTCATCTTTTTCGTTAATATCTGTACCTTGTTCTAATAACTCTTTTAACTCTTCTAAAGTACCAAACTCAACTATATCATATATTGTATCTTCCATATTTTTCTCCTTATTAATTTATATCATGTTTTTTTGACATGTTTTCTGATGGACTTTCTGGATAATAATTTTTAGTATTACTATACTCATCTAAAAACTTTTGTTTAGTAATTGTACAATTTCTATATTTCTGTAATAAACTTTTATAAGATTTTCCAGGTTTATGACCCATATGCCACTGATCAAATCTACTTTTGGTTTTATCCCATGTTAACACTTCTTGTGTGTGTGGATCACGAACTTTTCCATCTAATGATGTACTTTTCGCATTATTCCAAACAGTTTCTACAACTCCTTTTCTATAAGATGGTCTATTTTTTGTATATTCTTTAGCTCTTTTCTTTTTATTACATTTTTTCTTATCATTCTTTTTATCGTCTTTAACTTTTACTTGTTCATTATCTTTTGCTGACTTAGTTTTTTTCTTAGATTGAGCTTTTTTACAATTATCATAAGGAGAACCCGGACCAATGTATTCTGGCTCAAGAACTATACCACCTCTTTTTTCGATTTCTCCTAAAAACACATCAGTAATTACTGATTCAGCATATAATTTAACACCTTCAAATAAAAAACTTGGGATATTAGGCTTTTTCTTAAGTAAATTCTTAGGTTTAATCTTAATTTTAGAAGTAACTTTCTTTTTTTTAAGAAATTTAGAACAATCTTTTTTAGCAAACCCCAAAGCATCCACATAATTAGTAGGCTCATTCCCAACATACCGATAAAAGTTATAATCCCCTGATAAAAACTCTATTGGGTCTTGGCTTAAAAACCTTTGACTTTTTGGGTCATAGTATCTAGCTCTGTAATAGTAAAGATCATGAGAGTCAAACTCTCTTCCTGTATAACAATATGGATTGTATGTTTCTACAGTTTTTATGCACTAGCATATTAACATAATATTTATTATAAATAATTTATTATATTATTTGAAAATATCAATTTAAAAGTACTATAAAATATAAATTTCTTACACTATTTATAAGATATATGAGAGGTACTTAAAGTTGAGTTCTAATCTTTGATATAGTTGTAATAAACTTTAACTTTAGTGAGGTCTCCAACTTTGTTATAACTGT is a window of Halarcobacter sp. DNA encoding:
- a CDS encoding HEAT repeat domain-containing protein, whose product is MNLKDLKKEYNELLVNYEPDREIKFVNNMSKNNDPDVIAFHYKILSNKDNLEVFKAIRASFNDHDERAKYFLLDKLKTETNQELKAETLFILGAWKPLDECDKEKIRKVAIEFIDKKESYTNEYYGIIVLGWIGGKKEISILEKELLSNENDQLRLYSATALRQIFYKQADLKNDILKLYYTSLKIETEEKIVQALIACIQDLVEKKFGIKESMRGVKSGNIEKAKPKTLKFLEKELL
- a CDS encoding HepT-like ribonuclease domain-containing protein; the encoded protein is MDKTNNQELLKFILDSIEMIKDRFEGITSSDDFMHSKDGMIKLDSISMRLQSIGEALKNIDKRDREFLLEVADKRYWSNIIKTREIITHHYIDIDSETIFMICDEKIDDLESKISILMNKLK
- a CDS encoding nucleotidyltransferase domain-containing protein, encoding MTKDEILNELSKNKSYIEQNFEVDKIGLFGSYAKGKQTEDSDIDIYVEFKHKTFDNLAGLWNYLEELYHKKIDLFHKHKNNNKVIISNIQKDVIYG
- a CDS encoding ankyrin repeat domain-containing protein, with the translated sequence MNSLEQAIKTSNVELVKTLLEDGANPDGSSENPYLKLAILNKSTIEVLYLLLTYGASPKFGFIEEVNDDILSIAICSSYDIKGIKLLLEYGANLNFKDTNARYPIQNAILMNRVDILELLLEYGEYNTLSEYHSFTLFSILDEAVIYGSLEMIEVLFNNGIDNVTQSDMEQILEEMEDFEEYIDQSKKQNHTKEEYDIIEQMILQEHSPYLKLSNNEKYIIYDNDDDLEIHTFVDRNSNKKYLYADNKIDAFIYWCYTHNLLYENFMSVVETYLKGQIEFNYKHLENLLNDTLGKSALTTDYFSEQGKQFAIHYLTVTHWWYNYHTDFNKLYQEENIKLPRKIKEENEFKTVLKLLDKRYEQYLSKKNFNANQNKEELKALLEEQEIRPRYIQLRITPTQ
- a CDS encoding ankyrin repeat domain-containing protein; the encoded protein is MEDTIYDIVEFGTLEELKELLEQGTDINEKDDDLNYTALHCAIANEKDRMALFLIEQGIDTTLQDENGFTPLHYAAEYNKLDIAKAILEKNSRSLFIEDKYGNQPLWTVVVQTTLKTYTDKENKLIQLFLKFHADVNHKNNVGKTPFDIVSEESLLQFEQVKNVYDILIKYKK
- a CDS encoding HNH/ENDO VII family nuclease — translated: MDALGFAKKDCSKFLKKKKVTSKIKIKPKNLLKKKPNIPSFLFEGVKLYAESVITDVFLGEIEKRGGIVLEPEYIGPGSPYDNCKKAQSKKKTKSAKDNEQVKVKDDKKNDKKKCNKKKRAKEYTKNRPSYRKGVVETVWNNAKSTSLDGKVRDPHTQEVLTWDKTKSRFDQWHMGHKPGKSYKSLLQKYRNCTITKQKFLDEYSNTKNYYPESPSENMSKKHDIN